A single Pedobacter sp. PACM 27299 DNA region contains:
- a CDS encoding ATP-dependent DNA helicase encodes MDKASIIAQSYAFTPTAEQLVFCQEMAAFLSQDLDDQCFILRGYAGTGKTTSVGALVKALPKFGFKAVLMAPTGRAAKVMSNYTGRKALTIHKRIYRKKSAVSTDMSFQITPNISEHTVFIIDEASMIADEWNTQTSSSFLKDLMQYVYNQKNCAAIFVGDTAQLPPVGSIDSPALNKEYIAANFGMSVRAVELQEVVRQEKESGILANATMLRKLINEGSSEEADEIELPKFITTGYKDIFRMTGLKLVEGLEYAYSKFGMENTLVVCRSNKSANVYNQQIRARILYREEELTGGDQIMVVKNNYYWLPDNESAAFIANGDMAKIVRVRGTEERFGFRFAEVALEFLDFPDAGQISCKVMLDTLTAETPNLSYELGNKLFEALNVEYEHLTNKRARFAAIKEDPYYNALQIKFAYAVTCHKAQGGQWEAVFVDQGYLTEEMIDLDFLRWLYTGVTRAKRELFLVNFAANLFITPLED; translated from the coding sequence ATGGATAAAGCATCAATTATAGCCCAGTCTTATGCCTTTACACCGACTGCCGAACAGCTGGTTTTCTGCCAGGAAATGGCTGCTTTTTTAAGTCAAGACTTAGACGATCAGTGTTTTATATTGAGGGGATATGCGGGTACCGGAAAGACTACTTCTGTTGGGGCACTGGTTAAAGCTTTACCAAAGTTTGGTTTTAAAGCAGTGCTGATGGCGCCTACAGGGCGTGCTGCAAAGGTGATGAGCAACTATACCGGGCGTAAAGCACTTACTATTCATAAGAGAATTTACAGGAAAAAATCTGCAGTATCCACGGATATGTCTTTTCAGATTACGCCAAATATATCAGAACATACGGTATTTATTATCGATGAGGCCTCCATGATTGCCGATGAATGGAATACACAAACCAGTTCTTCATTTTTGAAGGATCTGATGCAATATGTATACAACCAGAAAAATTGTGCAGCAATTTTTGTTGGGGATACGGCACAGCTGCCACCGGTTGGCAGTATTGACAGTCCGGCACTAAACAAAGAATATATAGCGGCTAATTTTGGGATGTCAGTGCGGGCGGTAGAACTTCAGGAGGTGGTGCGACAAGAAAAGGAATCCGGAATTCTTGCCAATGCCACCATGCTGCGGAAACTGATCAATGAAGGATCATCTGAAGAGGCTGATGAAATTGAACTGCCTAAATTTATCACCACTGGATATAAAGACATTTTCAGGATGACCGGCCTTAAGCTAGTTGAAGGGCTGGAATATGCCTATAGTAAATTTGGTATGGAAAATACACTGGTGGTTTGCCGGTCTAATAAATCAGCCAATGTGTACAACCAGCAAATTCGCGCAAGGATACTTTACCGAGAAGAAGAACTAACCGGCGGCGACCAGATTATGGTAGTTAAGAATAATTATTACTGGCTCCCGGATAATGAATCTGCTGCTTTTATTGCCAATGGCGACATGGCTAAGATCGTACGTGTGAGGGGTACAGAAGAGCGTTTTGGCTTCCGTTTCGCCGAAGTAGCACTGGAATTTCTCGATTTCCCGGATGCCGGACAAATTTCCTGTAAAGTGATGCTCGATACGTTAACCGCCGAAACACCAAACCTTTCTTATGAATTGGGAAATAAACTGTTTGAAGCACTAAATGTTGAATATGAACACCTGACCAATAAAAGAGCACGTTTTGCAGCCATCAAGGAAGATCCTTACTATAATGCGCTGCAAATCAAATTCGCCTATGCGGTTACTTGTCACAAAGCACAAGGTGGCCAATGGGAGGCTGTTTTCGTAGACCAAGGCTATTTAACAGAAGAAATGATCGACCTGGATTTCCTGAGATGGTTATATACTGGGGTCACCAGGGCAAAAAGAGAATTATTTTTAGTAAATTTTGCAGCTAACCTTTTCATTACCCCTTTGGAAGACTAA
- a CDS encoding DUF3822 family protein: protein MSHKNSILLVDPEFDPSTAPDCNLLLKITADSFSYAIIDKTSNQLKAVYDQQESKNIPHDLAVKLKNDSYLNLVFKDIKVAVYSQNSISIPTELFDAKNLDQYAKFFTDEQSDNLYVRPFANYGFTSIFTLQRFMDETLADALLSCKLFDQMAPILAMVPDKTSKTLVLDFTAASFTAVLTAGEKLIFRNSYEIENAEEFNYYLLLMMNQVQIDTKETEVLLSGIVHEDDAYHQCLEKYFQKIKFNTPLSDQVDHKILEDMPAHYYSSLLALDICE, encoded by the coding sequence ATGAGCCATAAAAACAGCATTTTATTAGTTGATCCGGAATTTGATCCTAGTACTGCGCCAGACTGCAATTTACTGTTAAAAATTACCGCAGATAGCTTCTCTTACGCCATTATTGACAAAACCAGCAATCAGCTGAAAGCTGTTTATGATCAACAGGAATCTAAAAATATTCCTCATGATCTTGCTGTAAAATTAAAGAACGACAGTTACTTGAATTTGGTTTTTAAAGACATCAAAGTAGCAGTATACAGTCAAAACTCAATTTCTATCCCAACCGAGTTATTTGATGCCAAGAATTTGGATCAATATGCAAAGTTCTTCACAGATGAACAATCGGATAACCTTTATGTCAGGCCATTTGCTAATTATGGATTCACTTCTATTTTCACGCTGCAGCGTTTTATGGATGAGACCTTAGCGGATGCGCTGCTGAGCTGTAAATTATTCGACCAGATGGCGCCAATACTAGCCATGGTTCCGGATAAAACCAGCAAGACTTTGGTACTTGATTTTACCGCAGCCTCTTTTACAGCAGTGCTGACAGCAGGAGAAAAGCTGATTTTCCGCAATTCCTATGAGATTGAAAATGCGGAAGAGTTTAACTATTATCTGCTGCTGATGATGAACCAGGTTCAAATCGATACTAAAGAGACGGAGGTATTATTGAGTGGCATTGTTCACGAAGATGATGCTTACCATCAATGTCTGGAGAAATACTTCCAGAAGATAAAATTTAACACTCCCTTAAGTGATCAGGTAGATCACAAAATTTTAGAAGACATGCCTGCTCATTATTACAGCAGCTTGCTAGCACTGGATATATGCGAATAA
- a CDS encoding RsmD family RNA methyltransferase, which yields MRIIGGTLKGIRFNAPESLPVRPTTDMAKEALFNILYNTYDFDSCDVLDLFCGTGNISFEFASRGAKSVTAVDKHSGCIFWVQSVIAKHKLDVIEVQKADVFKFLDTHKKSYQIIFADPPYDLPTIPKIPELVIKNDLLTDNGLLIVEHPSLLKMNNQPGFKETRRYGNSSFSFFEKVK from the coding sequence ATGCGAATAATTGGCGGTACATTAAAAGGCATTCGTTTCAATGCCCCGGAAAGCTTACCGGTAAGGCCCACTACAGATATGGCCAAAGAAGCTCTTTTTAACATTCTTTACAATACTTACGATTTTGATAGCTGCGATGTGCTGGATCTTTTCTGTGGTACAGGAAATATCAGCTTTGAATTTGCTTCCAGAGGAGCAAAAAGCGTGACAGCAGTGGATAAACATTCGGGATGTATCTTTTGGGTACAGTCGGTGATTGCCAAACATAAACTAGACGTGATTGAGGTGCAGAAGGCCGACGTGTTCAAGTTTTTAGATACGCATAAAAAATCTTACCAGATCATTTTTGCCGATCCTCCTTATGATTTACCTACGATTCCAAAGATTCCTGAATTGGTGATCAAAAATGATTTGCTGACTGATAATGGTTTATTGATCGTGGAGCACCCTTCATTGTTAAAAATGAACAATCAACCCGGGTTTAAAGAGACCAGAAGATATGGGAATTCGTCCTTTAGCTTCTTTGAAAAAGTAAAATAA
- the coaD gene encoding pantetheine-phosphate adenylyltransferase codes for MKIALFPGSFDPITIAHVDILKRALPLFDKVVVGIGLNSSKQSYLSAEKREEIVKTVFEAEVKVEVQLYEGLTVDFCRKINAQYMVRGIRSVGDFEYERAIAQINQTMMPEMETIFILSKPEYSAISSTIVRDILRNHGDVSQFLPQDAIPFL; via the coding sequence ATGAAAATCGCCCTGTTCCCAGGATCATTTGATCCGATTACTATCGCCCATGTGGATATCCTGAAACGTGCTTTGCCGCTATTTGACAAAGTGGTAGTGGGTATCGGATTGAACAGCTCTAAACAGAGTTATCTATCTGCAGAAAAACGGGAAGAAATTGTTAAAACGGTGTTTGAAGCAGAAGTTAAAGTGGAAGTACAGCTTTATGAAGGGCTAACTGTAGATTTCTGCAGGAAGATTAATGCGCAATATATGGTTCGCGGAATCCGTTCTGTAGGTGATTTTGAATACGAACGTGCCATTGCCCAGATCAACCAGACGATGATGCCAGAAATGGAAACGATTTTTATCCTGAGTAAGCCGGAATATTCGGCAATCAGCTCCACCATCGTCCGTGACATCCTAAGAAATCACGGAGATGTGAGTCAGTTTTTACCTCAAGATGCTATCCCGTTCCTCTAA
- a CDS encoding NUDIX hydrolase, giving the protein MKKYSIYINDNTLFIADSKPTQEKEIQQLELEGFDFRLFYKNLPLNAATDYLLLVADPKAVFKQIKNNLTLIKAAGGLVKSAKGNYLFIFRNKKWDLPKGKVEKGEKMREAGLREVEEECGVTIYTNDEKLCKTYHVYPMGNKLVLKKTKWYSMTVKGEPKLIPQKEEGITKAKWLSKADLAPVLVNTYPSIIQVLEVGSLLEERDSILR; this is encoded by the coding sequence ATGAAAAAATACAGCATTTATATCAACGACAATACCTTGTTTATTGCAGATTCTAAGCCTACACAGGAAAAAGAAATTCAGCAATTGGAGCTGGAAGGTTTTGATTTCAGATTGTTCTACAAAAATCTGCCTTTAAATGCTGCTACAGATTATCTACTGTTGGTAGCTGACCCTAAAGCGGTTTTTAAGCAGATTAAAAACAACCTTACTTTGATCAAAGCTGCCGGCGGACTCGTTAAAAGTGCAAAAGGCAATTACCTGTTTATCTTCAGGAATAAAAAGTGGGACCTGCCAAAAGGAAAAGTAGAGAAAGGCGAGAAGATGAGAGAAGCCGGATTGAGAGAAGTGGAAGAGGAATGCGGCGTAACGATTTATACCAACGATGAGAAGCTTTGTAAAACCTACCATGTTTACCCAATGGGGAATAAACTGGTTTTAAAGAAAACCAAATGGTACAGCATGACCGTTAAAGGAGAACCAAAATTGATTCCCCAAAAAGAAGAAGGAATTACGAAAGCCAAATGGCTAAGTAAAGCTGATTTGGCTCCTGTACTCGTAAACACTTACCCTTCTATCATCCAGGTGTTGGAAGTAGGTTCTTTGTTAGAGGAACGGGATAGCATCTTGAGGTAA
- the pyrE gene encoding orotate phosphoribosyltransferase — protein sequence MYNKSDIELKVAEFLLQIKAIKLQPNNPFTWASGWKSPIYCDNRVTLSHPSVRTYIRQKLTQLIQEEFGSVDIIAGVATAGIPQGVLVAQELGLPFAYVRAKAKEHGTGSLIEGEIVEGQRVVVVEDLISTGKSSLQAVEALRNAGLSVAGLVSIFTYGFDQAEENFKAAKCRFATLSNYNTLIEYAAEHSFIAQNDVDLLTKWRRNPSEWGKELEQLT from the coding sequence ATGTATAATAAAAGTGATATTGAATTAAAGGTAGCTGAATTTTTATTACAAATAAAAGCAATAAAGTTACAACCGAATAACCCGTTTACATGGGCATCAGGCTGGAAATCTCCAATTTATTGCGATAATAGAGTTACACTTTCCCATCCCTCAGTAAGAACATACATCAGACAAAAACTGACGCAATTGATCCAGGAAGAATTCGGTTCTGTGGACATCATTGCAGGAGTAGCAACGGCTGGTATCCCTCAAGGCGTACTTGTTGCACAAGAATTGGGATTACCTTTTGCTTATGTGAGAGCGAAAGCAAAAGAACATGGCACAGGAAGTCTGATTGAAGGAGAAATCGTAGAAGGTCAACGTGTAGTTGTGGTAGAAGATTTAATTTCTACTGGCAAAAGCAGTTTACAGGCAGTGGAAGCATTGAGAAATGCTGGACTATCAGTAGCAGGTTTGGTTTCTATCTTTACCTATGGTTTTGACCAGGCTGAAGAAAACTTTAAAGCGGCAAAATGTCGTTTCGCCACCCTATCTAATTACAATACATTAATTGAATATGCTGCTGAGCATAGCTTCATCGCTCAAAATGATGTTGATCTATTGACTAAATGGCGCAGAAACCCTTCAGAGTGGGGAAAAGAATTAGAACAACTAACCTAA
- a CDS encoding SRPBCC family protein → MTVIESTTDINQPVAKVYTFLADMNNHQQLMPENIYNWSSTTDEASFTIQNMAKLAIKISNRVENQELTAIPTEKPPFDLELKWTVADNGNGGTTATLIISADLNMMMKMLAAGPLKKLADHQTQKLSEILN, encoded by the coding sequence ATGACAGTTATTGAGAGTACTACTGACATCAACCAACCTGTAGCAAAAGTCTATACATTTTTAGCTGATATGAACAATCATCAGCAATTGATGCCGGAAAACATCTACAACTGGTCGTCCACTACTGATGAAGCTAGCTTTACCATCCAGAACATGGCTAAATTAGCGATCAAGATTTCTAATCGTGTAGAAAACCAGGAATTAACCGCTATCCCAACAGAGAAACCTCCGTTTGATTTAGAGTTAAAATGGACAGTTGCAGACAATGGAAATGGTGGAACTACCGCAACATTGATCATTTCTGCAGACTTGAACATGATGATGAAAATGCTTGCTGCTGGCCCATTAAAAAAATTGGCTGACCATCAGACTCAAAAACTATCAGAAATATTGAATTAG
- a CDS encoding endonuclease/exonuclease/phosphatase family protein, which translates to MRNSLLWLRRNTLLVLFAFCFFSASGQSVRVGSWNLKDFGQSKTDENILFIANVVKRFDVIAIQEVVAGYGGPKAVIRLAEALNRSGEQWEYVFSHGTSSDRYSKERYAFMWKSKKLKKVGEPWLETKYHLEVEREPYFGRFQVGKKTFTLVSFHAKPKAKQPETEIKYLKFMPDLYPKETLIFCGDFNLPQSHSVFNPLRNMGYVSAMVNQKTSLKQKVVKGESLASEYDNFFYHGDKLKVISTGIVPFYTEFGDLKEARSISDHVPVYLEFSLN; encoded by the coding sequence TTGAGAAATTCCCTTTTGTGGCTGCGTAGGAATACGCTCCTGGTGCTGTTTGCGTTTTGTTTTTTTAGTGCCTCCGGGCAAAGTGTTCGTGTAGGTTCCTGGAACCTTAAAGATTTTGGCCAGTCCAAAACAGATGAAAATATCCTTTTCATTGCCAATGTGGTCAAGCGTTTTGATGTCATTGCGATTCAGGAAGTAGTGGCTGGTTATGGCGGACCAAAAGCGGTCATCAGGCTTGCGGAAGCATTAAATAGGAGCGGAGAGCAATGGGAGTATGTTTTTAGCCATGGTACTTCGAGCGATAGATACAGCAAAGAACGTTATGCTTTTATGTGGAAGAGCAAAAAGTTGAAAAAAGTTGGGGAGCCCTGGCTGGAGACAAAATATCATTTGGAAGTAGAGCGAGAGCCATATTTCGGGAGGTTTCAAGTCGGAAAGAAAACATTTACGCTGGTTTCTTTTCATGCGAAGCCAAAGGCGAAACAGCCGGAAACAGAAATTAAATACCTGAAATTCATGCCGGATCTATACCCGAAAGAAACACTCATCTTTTGCGGGGACTTCAATCTGCCGCAATCTCATTCTGTGTTTAATCCGTTAAGGAATATGGGCTATGTATCGGCAATGGTAAATCAGAAGACCTCTTTGAAGCAAAAGGTGGTCAAAGGTGAGTCTCTGGCTTCAGAATATGACAACTTCTTCTATCATGGAGACAAGCTAAAGGTGATCAGCACCGGAATTGTTCCTTTTTACACCGAATTTGGGGACTTAAAAGAAGCGAGGAGCATTTCTGATCATGTGCCTGTTTACCTGGAATTCTCTCTTAATTAA
- a CDS encoding MFS transporter, which produces MNFIVRREMKEFLRLYLDAYRGLSTPAWMLALVMLINRSGAMVIPFLGIYMINHLSFSLEDTGTVLSCFGVGAVAGSFAGGWLTDKVGHFKVQLFSLIFTVPMFFLLPELNTVLKLAVGVFILSVISETFRPANSVSIAYYSKPDNIIRSFSLNRMAMNLGFSIGPALGGFLAAISYTFLFYGNAIAAFCSAILFFIYFRNRKGNEKSEQAKAALHEDPVSTVPAKSPYKDLLFMLFSLLCSIFTICFLQLLSTLPLYYREVYQMTEGNIGIILAFSGIVVFLLEMLLVHIAEKRFTPRDIMVMGTLLCGFSFLILNLAHGIWVLYMAMFVLCLAEILAMPFMATVTLQRSTIQTRGAYMGVNALCTSAAHVFSPFLGTRIAAIYGFNTLWWGTAAVLLLTAIGFFFVMKRMKLNTIK; this is translated from the coding sequence ATGAATTTTATAGTAAGGAGAGAGATGAAGGAGTTTTTACGGTTATATTTAGATGCCTATCGTGGGCTATCCACACCAGCCTGGATGCTGGCGCTGGTGATGCTGATCAATAGGAGTGGTGCCATGGTGATCCCTTTTCTGGGGATATACATGATCAATCATTTGAGTTTCTCTTTGGAGGATACCGGAACGGTATTGAGCTGTTTTGGGGTTGGAGCGGTAGCGGGCTCTTTTGCCGGCGGCTGGCTAACCGATAAGGTGGGACACTTTAAAGTGCAGCTATTTAGTTTGATTTTTACAGTGCCTATGTTTTTTCTGCTTCCTGAGCTGAATACTGTTTTAAAATTAGCGGTAGGCGTATTTATATTGAGTGTAATTTCCGAGACTTTCAGACCCGCAAACTCTGTATCGATTGCCTACTATTCAAAACCGGATAACATCATTCGTTCCTTTTCTTTAAACCGGATGGCGATGAACCTCGGTTTCTCTATAGGCCCAGCACTCGGTGGTTTCCTGGCGGCAATCTCCTATACCTTTTTGTTTTATGGCAATGCCATAGCTGCGTTTTGCTCTGCCATCTTGTTTTTCATCTATTTTAGAAATAGAAAAGGGAATGAGAAATCTGAACAAGCGAAAGCAGCATTACATGAAGATCCAGTGTCCACAGTCCCGGCGAAATCTCCTTATAAAGATTTGCTATTTATGCTGTTCAGTCTGCTTTGCAGTATCTTCACGATCTGCTTCCTTCAATTGTTAAGCACACTGCCTCTATATTACAGAGAAGTATATCAGATGACGGAAGGAAATATTGGGATCATACTCGCCTTTAGTGGGATTGTTGTTTTTCTTTTGGAAATGCTGCTGGTACATATTGCTGAGAAGCGCTTTACCCCTAGAGACATCATGGTAATGGGGACGCTACTTTGCGGCTTTTCTTTCCTGATCTTAAACCTTGCCCATGGAATATGGGTACTCTATATGGCAATGTTCGTACTTTGTCTGGCGGAAATTCTGGCCATGCCTTTTATGGCAACTGTCACCTTGCAGCGTTCTACAATTCAAACTCGGGGGGCGTATATGGGGGTTAATGCACTTTGTACTTCTGCCGCGCATGTGTTTTCCCCTTTTCTGGGAACCCGTATTGCGGCAATTTATGGTTTCAATACCTTGTGGTGGGGAACAGCAGCAGTATTATTGCTAACCGCCATCGGCTTCTTTTTCGTGATGAAAAGAATGAAATTAAATACCATTAAATAA
- the clpB gene encoding ATP-dependent chaperone ClpB encodes MNFNNFTIKAQEAIQQASEIAQGNQQQAIETAHILKGLLTVDENVVSYILKKLNVNLNVVNQHLDSQIAKFPKVSGSSPYLTSGSNSAIQKAQSYLKEFKDEFVSVEHLLLGLLSVNDNTSKLLKDQGVTEKDLKKAIVALRGDNHVTDQNAEATFNALNKYARNLNEYAESGKLDPVIGRDEEIRRVIQILSRRTKNNPILIGEPGVGKTAIAEGIAHRIIQGDVPTNLKTKTVFSLDMGSLIAGAKYKGEFEERLKAVVKEVTQSDGDIILFIDEIHTLVGAGGGEGAMDAANILKPALARGELRAIGATTLDEYQKYLEKDKALERRFQKVMVNEPDTQDAISILRGLKEKYETHHKVRIMDEAIIAAVEMSQRYIADRFLPDKAIDLMDEAASKLRLEMDSVPEEVDELNRKIMQLEIEREAIKRENDDKKVQSLGEEIANLSAERDQLKAKWQGEKDLVDAINAESEQIEHYKLEADQAERAGDYGKVAEIRYGKIKESQDKVEQLKAKLEGQQSESRMLKEEVTADDIAGVVGRWTGIPVTKLISSEREKLLHLEDELHKRVAGQDEAIEAISDAIRRSRAGLQDKRKPIGSFIFLGTTGVGKTELAKALAEFLFNDENAMTRIDMSEYQERHAVSRLIGAPPGYVGYDEGGQLTEAVRRKPYSVVLLDEIEKAHPDVFNILLQVLDDGRLTDNKGRMVNFKNTIIIMTSNIGAHMIQDNFKDLNEGNREEVIAKTKNELFEILKQTIRPEFLNRIDELIMFTPLNRSEIRNIVNLQFNHVKETLAEMGIQIEATTEALDWLAELGYDPQFGARPLKRVIQKRILNELSKEILAGKIDKDSKIKLDTFDNKFVFLNNN; translated from the coding sequence ATGAACTTCAATAATTTCACTATAAAAGCACAGGAAGCGATTCAACAGGCTTCTGAAATAGCTCAAGGCAACCAGCAACAAGCTATTGAGACAGCGCATATACTTAAAGGGCTGCTCACTGTTGATGAAAATGTGGTTTCTTATATTTTAAAGAAATTAAATGTAAATCTAAATGTGGTGAATCAACATTTAGATAGCCAGATTGCAAAGTTCCCTAAAGTGAGCGGAAGTAGTCCGTATTTAACTTCAGGCAGTAACTCCGCAATTCAAAAGGCGCAATCTTATTTGAAAGAGTTCAAAGATGAATTCGTTTCAGTAGAGCACCTTTTACTGGGTTTGCTGTCTGTAAACGACAACACTTCTAAGCTACTAAAGGATCAAGGGGTGACTGAGAAAGACCTTAAAAAAGCCATTGTGGCTTTGAGAGGGGACAATCATGTCACTGATCAAAATGCTGAAGCAACATTTAATGCTTTAAATAAATATGCAAGAAACCTGAATGAATATGCAGAATCAGGAAAGCTTGACCCTGTAATTGGTCGTGATGAAGAGATCCGAAGAGTGATCCAGATTCTTTCCAGACGTACCAAGAACAATCCGATTCTGATCGGTGAACCTGGTGTTGGTAAAACTGCCATCGCCGAAGGGATTGCCCACAGGATTATTCAAGGAGATGTTCCTACCAATCTAAAGACAAAAACAGTATTCTCTTTAGATATGGGCTCCCTGATTGCAGGTGCAAAGTACAAAGGAGAGTTTGAGGAACGGCTTAAAGCAGTGGTTAAGGAGGTGACTCAAAGCGATGGAGACATCATCCTTTTCATTGATGAGATCCACACTTTGGTGGGTGCCGGCGGTGGAGAAGGCGCAATGGATGCGGCCAATATCCTAAAACCTGCATTGGCCAGAGGTGAACTTCGCGCAATCGGAGCCACTACCCTCGATGAGTATCAAAAATATCTGGAAAAAGATAAGGCCCTGGAACGCCGTTTCCAAAAGGTCATGGTGAATGAGCCGGATACTCAGGATGCGATTTCTATTCTGCGTGGACTGAAAGAAAAATATGAAACTCACCACAAGGTGAGGATAATGGATGAGGCGATTATTGCCGCAGTAGAGATGTCGCAGCGCTATATTGCTGACCGTTTCTTGCCGGATAAAGCCATCGACTTAATGGACGAGGCCGCTTCTAAACTACGTTTGGAAATGGACAGTGTTCCGGAAGAAGTAGATGAACTGAACCGCAAGATCATGCAGTTGGAAATTGAGCGTGAGGCCATCAAAAGAGAGAATGACGACAAGAAAGTACAGTCTCTCGGCGAGGAAATCGCCAATTTATCTGCGGAACGAGATCAGCTGAAAGCTAAATGGCAAGGTGAAAAAGACCTTGTAGATGCGATTAACGCAGAAAGCGAACAAATTGAGCATTATAAACTGGAAGCAGACCAAGCGGAACGTGCCGGAGATTATGGTAAAGTAGCGGAAATCCGTTATGGAAAAATTAAAGAGTCGCAGGACAAAGTTGAACAACTGAAAGCGAAACTGGAAGGTCAGCAGTCTGAAAGCAGAATGCTGAAAGAAGAAGTGACCGCTGATGATATCGCTGGAGTTGTAGGTAGATGGACCGGTATTCCGGTGACAAAACTGATCTCCAGTGAAAGGGAGAAATTGCTGCACCTAGAAGATGAATTGCACAAACGTGTGGCCGGACAGGATGAAGCAATCGAAGCCATTTCTGATGCGATTCGCAGGTCAAGAGCTGGATTACAGGACAAACGCAAGCCAATTGGCTCGTTCATCTTCCTGGGTACTACCGGTGTGGGTAAAACCGAGCTGGCCAAAGCATTGGCAGAGTTCTTATTTAACGATGAGAATGCCATGACCAGGATTGACATGAGTGAGTATCAGGAGCGTCATGCGGTATCCAGACTGATCGGAGCGCCTCCAGGATATGTAGGTTACGATGAAGGCGGACAATTAACGGAAGCCGTTCGTAGGAAACCATATTCAGTGGTACTGCTGGATGAGATTGAAAAAGCGCATCCGGATGTGTTCAACATCTTATTGCAGGTATTGGATGATGGTCGTCTAACAGACAATAAAGGCCGCATGGTGAACTTTAAAAACACCATCATCATCATGACCTCCAATATTGGTGCACACATGATTCAGGATAATTTCAAAGACCTGAACGAAGGAAACCGAGAAGAGGTGATTGCAAAGACGAAGAACGAACTGTTCGAAATCTTGAAACAAACCATCAGACCGGAGTTCTTAAACAGGATTGATGAGCTGATCATGTTTACACCATTGAACCGCAGCGAGATCAGAAACATTGTGAACCTACAGTTCAACCATGTGAAAGAGACGCTTGCTGAGATGGGCATCCAGATTGAAGCGACTACAGAAGCTTTAGACTGGTTAGCAGAATTAGGTTATGATCCTCAATTTGGAGCGAGACCGTTAAAACGCGTCATCCAGAAGAGAATTTTAAATGAATTATCTAAAGAGATTCTTGCTGGAAAAATAGATAAAGACAGTAAGATAAAATTAGATACATTCGACAACAAATTCGTATTCTTAAACAACAACTAA
- a CDS encoding outer membrane beta-barrel protein yields the protein MKKKIIMMAVLCAVGTAATAQLEKGKVMVGGNVSYYKNVYRNGPESETTYNSISPTAGLFLKNNLAIGTSVRYGHSYSGDLGNFERQSNFALIPFVRYYLNITTDFKFFTEFVAIAGMGRSKGLSNYDNQRFKKKTQEFGAGISPGLTFLPAKRWSIDLRFSLLDYTNVRVKNNSPNAENTKYVGSDNFNFGLNTLNPSIGVQYHL from the coding sequence ATGAAGAAGAAAATAATCATGATGGCGGTACTATGCGCCGTCGGGACAGCTGCAACCGCACAGCTTGAAAAAGGGAAAGTAATGGTTGGAGGCAATGTCAGCTATTATAAAAACGTTTACAGGAATGGTCCAGAATCTGAGACGACTTATAACAGCATCTCTCCAACAGCAGGTTTATTCCTAAAGAACAATCTTGCTATTGGGACTTCCGTACGCTACGGTCACAGTTACTCTGGAGATTTAGGTAACTTTGAAAGACAATCAAATTTCGCTCTCATCCCTTTTGTCCGTTATTATTTAAACATTACTACTGATTTCAAATTCTTCACGGAATTCGTGGCTATTGCTGGAATGGGTAGGTCAAAAGGATTGAGTAATTACGACAACCAGCGTTTTAAAAAGAAAACTCAGGAATTCGGAGCAGGCATCTCCCCAGGGCTTACTTTTCTACCTGCAAAAAGATGGTCAATAGACTTACGTTTTAGCCTTTTAGATTACACGAACGTACGTGTAAAGAACAACAGCCCAAATGCTGAAAATACAAAGTATGTTGGATCCGATAATTTTAATTTTGGATTAAACACTTTAAATCCATCAATCGGAGTCCAGTACCACCTATAA